A section of the Lynx canadensis isolate LIC74 chromosome A1, mLynCan4.pri.v2, whole genome shotgun sequence genome encodes:
- the PCDHB1 gene encoding protocadherin beta-1, producing MAVAHRKLMQNRQVGSLLFFVCISVGSAATIRYSVAEEMESGSFVANVAKDLGLEVGKLAARGARLVPEGNKVHFRLHRKTGDLFVKEKLDRESLCGKADPCVLHFEIVLVEPLQSFRVEVRVFDINDNAPIFLNKEPLLKIPESTPLGSRFPLQSAQDLDVGLNGLQNYTLSPNKYFHLHTRFRSHGPKYAELVLDKPLDREEQPEVNLTITAVDGGSPPKSGIAHIRVVVLDVNDHVPQFSRLVYRAQVLENSANGSLVVTVSATDLDEGSNKDITYSLAQNPEAILQTFQIDSQTGDVRLRGPLDFEAIETYDIDIQATDGGGLSAHSKVLVEVVDVNDNPPEVTISSVSSPLPEDSPLETVVALFSIRDRDIRVGGKIICFLREDLPFAVKPTFRNSYSLVTDRVLDREEVSGYNITVVAMDTGPPSLFTETVIEVLISDINDNPPIFQEDSYILTVRENNSPAIFIGKVHAEDLDLGENAQVTYTLLPPESGDLSVFAYISINSDNGKLYALRTMDYEAIQKFQFVVKATDGGFLSLSSQVTVRVVVLDDNDNRPMILYPLQNGTLPCNDLVPRSAEAGYLVTKVVAVDGDSGQNSWLSYHLLKATDTGLFSVQQQNGEIRTLRQIAERDPVVQKLTILVQDHGQPALSTTASLNILLVDGFSEPYLQFRDPSKHPTRVNPSTKYLVISLAVLSFLFLLSVTVIFVIHIYQKVKYREKFTVQEHFYDDCNFPNNLVQEGASGSLSQPCPYEMCSATGTGNSEFRFLKRFMPNFPFPHGTGEAKTEAGSSLPPDSGRNRSRGSEGHGQVPDDYM from the coding sequence ATGGCGGTTGCGCACAGAAAGCTCATGCAGAACAGGCAAGTAGggtctcttctcttttttgtgtgcatATCTGTGGGAAGTGCAGCAACCATCCGCTACTCCGTGGCAGAAGAGATGGAGAGCGGTTCGTTTGTGGCTAATGTGGCTAAGGACCTGGGGCTGGAGGTAGGGAAGCTGGCTGCGCGCGGGGCGCGGCTGGTTCCCGAGGGCAACAAAGTGCACTTCCGGCTCCACCGCAAGACAGGGGATCTGTTCGTGAAGGAGAAACTGGATAGGGAGTCACTCTGTGGCAAAGCTGACCCGTGTGTTCTGCATTTTGAAATAGTCTTGGTGGAGCCACTGCAGTCCTTTCGTGTCGAGGTCAGGGTATTTGATATCAATGACAATGCCCCGATTTTCCTAAACAAGGAGCCGCTTTTAAAGATTCCGGAGAGTACCCCCTTGGGTTCACGTTTTCCTCTGCAGAGTGCCCAGGATCTGGACGTGGGCCTCAATGGTCTCCAAAACTACACCTTAAGCCCCAACAAGTATTTCCACCTGCATACCCGCTTTCGCAGCCATGGGCCCAAATACGCTGAGCTGGTGCTGGATAAGCCCCTGGACAGAGAGGAGCAGCCTGAAGTCAACTTGACAATTACAGCGGTGGATGGCGGGTCCCCTCCCAAATCTGGCATCGCTCACATCCGTGTGGTCGTTCTGGACGTCAATGACCACGTGCCTCAGTTCTCCAGATTGGTGTACCGCGCTCAGGTACTAGAAAATAGTGCCAATGGTTCTTTGGTGGTCACTGTGAGTGCCACAGACCTGGATGAGGGCTCCAACAAGGATATAACTTATTCCTTAGCTCAAAACCCAGAAGCAATTCTCCAGACGTTTCAGATTGACTCGCAGACTGGGGATGTTCGACTAAGAGGGCCCCTAGATTTTGAAGCAATTGAAACATATGATATTGACATTCAAGCCACCGATGGAGGGGGCCTCTCTGCCCACAGCAAAGTCCTGGTGGAAGTGGTGGATGTTAATGACAATCCTCCTGAAGTGACAATCTCCTCTGTGTCCAGCCCTCTTCCTGAGGACTCCCCATTAGAGACTGTAGTGGCCCTTTTCTCTATCCGAGACCGGGACATTCGAGTGGGAGGAAAAATCATCTGCTTCCTCAGAGAAGACCTTCCCTTTGCAGTCAAACCTACTTTCCGGAATTCTTACTCTCTGGTTACTGACAGAGTCTTGGATCGGGAAGAGGTCTCAGGCTACAATATCACCGTTGTTGCCATGGATACTGGGCCACCCAGTCTGTTCACAGAAACTGTGATTGAGGTGCTAATATCTGACATTAATGACAATCCCCCAATATTTCAGGAAGACTCATACATTTTGACTGTTCGAGAAAACAACAGCCCTGCAATTTTTATTGGCAAAGTTCATGCTGAGGATCTAGATTTGGGTGAGAATGCCCAAGTAACATATACTCTGCTTCCTCCAGAAAGTGGAGATTTATCAGTCTTTGCTTACATCTCCATAAATTCAGACAATGGGAAGCTCTATGCACTGAGAACCATGGATTATGAGGCCATTCAAAAATTTCAGTTTGTGGTAAAGGCAACTGATGGGGGCTTCCTGTCACTGAGTAGCCAGGTTACTGTCAGAGTGGTTGTTCTGGATGACAATGACAACCGCCCAATGATCTTGTACCCACTGCAGAATGGCACCTTGCCCTGCAATGACCTAGTGCCCAGGTCTGCAGAGGCAGGCTACCTGGTGACCAAGGTAGTGGCTGTGGACGGTGACTCAGGTCAGAATTCTTGGCTTTCATATCATCTCCTTAAGGCCACTGACACTGGGTTATTCTCTGTTCAACAACAAAATGGGGAAATCCGTACACTGCGGCAGATAGCTGAAAGAGACCCCGTGGTTCAGAAACTTACAATTCTTGTTCAGGATCATGGCCAACCAGCTCTTTCCACTACTGCCTCACTCAACATTTTGCTGGTAGATGGGTTTTCTGAGCCCTATCTACAGTTTCGGGATCCATCCAAGCATCCTACAAGGGTAAATCCATCCACTAAATATTTGGTCATTTCTCTGGctgtgctttcctttctctttctcctctctgtcacAGTGATCTTTGTTATACACATCTACCAGAaggttaaatatagagaaaagttCACAGTTCAAGAGCATTTCTATGATGACTGTAATTTCCCTAACAACTTGGTACAAGAAGGAGCCAGTGGATCTTTATCTCAGCCATGTCCCTATGAAATGTGCTCGGCCACTGGCACTGGCAATAGTGAGTTTCGGTTCCTTAAGCGCTTTATGCCCAACTTCCCCTTCCCACATGGCACTGGAGAGGCGAAAACAGAGGCTGGCTCCAGTTTACCCCCAGATTCTGGTAGGAATAGGTCTCGGGGGTCAGAGGGCCATGGCCAAGTACCTGATGACTATATGTAG